From the Bacillus tuaregi genome, one window contains:
- a CDS encoding bifunctional folylpolyglutamate synthase/dihydrofolate synthase, giving the protein MFQTYEEALHWIHSRLRVGIKPGLMRMEWMLEKLNHPERKIKYVHIGGTNGKGSTVTYLRNIMEHAGYETGTFTSPYIEQFNERISLNGFPITDEEIVQLANVIYPLSIKLEDTELGGPSEFEIITAMAIYYFAEMHPVDLAIFEVGLGGRFDSTNVIHPLLSIITNIGLDHTQFLGNSYEEIAFEKAGIIKKDTCLISAVKQPEAKEVIVNRAKEMNAGVYLLYEDFFVKNHHSIETGEVFTWQHEEQELQNITISMFGQHQTENAALAIMAAKQLDKEHGFQISDSQILTGLKDAYWPGRFEIVSHNPLLILDGAHNEEGITALTAELTKRYGDKRIKLIFSALSDKKLDKMIEKLDKTADEMTFVSFDYPRASMAEALYNLSRSSQRKVQEDWQKAIMAEYTTLKENEILVVTGSLYFISQVKVFLKDTII; this is encoded by the coding sequence ATGTTTCAGACATATGAAGAAGCACTGCACTGGATTCATTCCCGGCTTCGTGTGGGGATTAAACCGGGTCTGATGCGAATGGAATGGATGCTGGAGAAGCTGAATCATCCGGAACGGAAGATTAAATATGTTCATATCGGGGGAACGAATGGCAAAGGCTCGACGGTAACCTATTTGCGTAACATTATGGAACATGCCGGCTACGAAACGGGTACCTTTACTTCTCCCTATATCGAGCAATTTAATGAACGCATCAGCTTGAATGGATTTCCGATTACAGATGAAGAAATCGTGCAGCTGGCGAATGTCATTTACCCGCTATCAATCAAGCTGGAGGACACGGAGCTCGGTGGTCCATCTGAATTTGAGATCATTACCGCGATGGCGATTTACTATTTTGCTGAAATGCATCCAGTCGATCTCGCTATCTTTGAGGTTGGTCTTGGTGGCCGTTTTGATTCAACCAATGTCATTCATCCGCTATTGTCCATCATTACAAATATCGGCTTGGACCACACCCAGTTCCTCGGAAACAGCTATGAGGAAATTGCCTTTGAAAAAGCGGGAATCATTAAAAAAGATACCTGCCTTATTTCAGCAGTCAAACAGCCTGAGGCAAAGGAAGTCATTGTCAATAGAGCAAAGGAAATGAATGCTGGAGTCTATTTATTGTATGAGGATTTTTTCGTAAAGAATCATCACTCGATAGAAACAGGCGAAGTCTTTACTTGGCAGCATGAAGAGCAGGAGCTTCAAAACATAACCATAAGTATGTTTGGTCAGCATCAAACGGAAAATGCAGCCCTGGCGATTATGGCTGCTAAGCAGCTGGATAAGGAGCATGGTTTCCAAATCAGTGACAGTCAAATTCTTACTGGTTTGAAGGATGCTTATTGGCCAGGTCGTTTTGAGATAGTCTCGCATAATCCTCTCCTGATTCTTGATGGAGCACATAATGAAGAAGGAATCACTGCCCTAACTGCAGAGCTGACGAAAAGGTATGGTGACAAGAGAATTAAGCTGATTTTTTCAGCACTGTCTGATAAAAAATTGGATAAGATGATTGAAAAGCTGGACAAGACAGCAGATGAAATGACGTTTGTCAGCTTTGACTATCCACGAGCATCGATGGCAGAGGCATTGTACAATCTAAGCCGTTCATCTCAGAGAAAAGTGCAGGAGGATTGGCAAAAGGCGATTATGGCAGAATATACCACATTGAAGGAGAATGAGATATTAGTTGTGACTGGGTCGTTGTATTTTATTTCGCAGGTGAAGGTTTTTTTGAAGGATACAATCATATAA
- the hemB gene encoding porphobilinogen synthase encodes MMDLQFTRHRRLRQSASMRALVRETFIRVEDFIYPIFVIEGNNIKNEISSMPGVYQYSLDRLSEEMDEVVSLGIKSVLLFGIPNEKDECGSGAYHDHGIVQEAARFIKERYQDIVVIADTCLCEYTSHGHCGVIEKDQVLNDPSLELLVQTAVSQARAGADIIAPSNMMDGFVAAIRKGLDEAGFENVPIMSYAVKYASAFYGPFRDAADSTPQFGDRKAYQMDPANRLEAFREAESDVQEGADFLIVKPGMPYLDIVRDVRDRFNLPIVTYNVSGEFSMVKAAAANGWIDEKGVVMEMLTGMKRAGSDLIITYHAKDAARWLKEQ; translated from the coding sequence ATGATGGATTTACAATTTACACGTCACCGTAGATTAAGACAATCTGCTTCAATGCGTGCGTTAGTAAGAGAAACTTTCATAAGAGTGGAGGATTTTATTTATCCTATCTTTGTCATTGAAGGGAATAATATTAAAAATGAAATTTCGTCCATGCCCGGAGTCTATCAGTATTCACTTGATAGACTATCAGAAGAGATGGATGAGGTCGTTTCATTAGGGATTAAGTCCGTTCTATTATTCGGGATTCCGAACGAAAAGGATGAGTGTGGTTCAGGTGCCTACCATGATCATGGCATCGTCCAGGAGGCTGCACGTTTTATTAAAGAACGATATCAGGACATCGTTGTCATTGCGGATACTTGCCTATGTGAATATACAAGCCATGGACATTGCGGTGTCATTGAAAAGGATCAGGTCTTAAATGACCCATCGCTTGAATTATTAGTTCAAACAGCGGTTAGTCAGGCGCGCGCAGGAGCTGATATCATTGCACCTTCCAACATGATGGATGGGTTTGTGGCAGCAATTCGTAAAGGCTTAGACGAAGCGGGCTTCGAAAATGTTCCAATCATGTCATACGCTGTTAAATATGCTTCTGCCTTCTACGGTCCATTCCGTGACGCGGCAGACAGTACACCTCAATTTGGAGATAGAAAAGCGTACCAGATGGATCCAGCCAATCGACTTGAGGCTTTTCGTGAAGCTGAATCAGATGTACAAGAAGGAGCCGATTTCCTAATTGTCAAACCGGGGATGCCATACCTGGATATTGTTCGCGATGTGAGGGACCGTTTCAACCTTCCGATTGTCACCTACAATGTAAGCGGAGAATTTTCTATGGTAAAAGCGGCAGCGGCTAATGGCTGGATCGATGAAAAGGGCGTTGTCATGGAAATGCTGACAGGTATGAAGCGTGCCGGCAGCGATCTCATTATTACCTACCATGCAAAGGACGCAGCCCGCTGGCTGAAAGAGCAGTAA
- a CDS encoding valine--tRNA ligase — MEQNELTMPTKYDPNSIEKGRYQWWLKGKFFEAKDDQEKQPYTIVIPPPNVTGKLHLGHAWDTTLQDILTRMKRMQGYDVLWLPGMDHAGIATQAKVEAKLREEGKSRYDLGREKFLEQTWAWKEEYAGFIREQWAKLGLGLDYSRERFTMDEGLSKAVNEVFVKLYEKGLIYRGEYIINWDPATKTAISDIEVIYKDVQGAFYHMRYPLADGSGSIEIATTRPETMLGDTAVAVHPEDERYKHLIGKTVILPIVGREIPIVGDDYVDMEFGSGAVKITPAHDPNDFEVGNRHNLERVLVMNEDGTMNAKAGKYQGLDRFECRKQIVKDLEEQGVLFKIEDHLHSVGHSERSGAVVEPYLSTQWFVKMQPLADASIELQQQEGKVNFVPDRFEKTYLRWMENIRDWCISRQLWWGHRIPAWYHKETGEVYVGTEAPADSENWQQDNDVLDTWFSSALWPFSTLGWPNQDAADYKRYYPTDALVTGYDIIFFWVSRMIFQGIEFTGQRPFKDVLIHGLIRDAEGRKMSKSLGNGVDPMDVIDKYGADALRYFLATGSSPGQDLRFSLEKIESTWNFANKIWNASRFALMNMNGMKYEEIDLSGEKSVADKWILTRLNETIEHVTRLSDRYEFGEVGRVLYNFIWDDFCDWYIEMAKLPLYGEDEAAKKTTRSILAYVLDNTMRLLHPFMPFITEEIWQNLPHEGESITVAAWPEVNPSFTDVKAAEEMKLLVEIIRSVRNSRAEVNTPMSKKIKMMVKAKDQGVLATLENNKAYLERFCNPEELTLATDVAIPDKAMTSIVTGAEIILPLEGLINLDEEIARLEKEWDKLNKEVERVQKKLSNQGFVSKAPAKVIEEEKAKEKDYTEKRAAVEERLKELRG, encoded by the coding sequence ATGGAACAAAATGAATTAACAATGCCAACGAAATATGATCCCAATTCGATTGAAAAGGGCAGATACCAATGGTGGTTAAAAGGAAAATTTTTCGAAGCGAAGGATGATCAGGAAAAACAGCCTTACACAATCGTTATCCCGCCGCCAAACGTTACAGGTAAGCTTCATTTAGGTCATGCCTGGGATACAACGCTTCAGGATATTTTAACAAGAATGAAACGAATGCAGGGCTATGACGTTCTCTGGCTGCCAGGAATGGACCATGCCGGTATTGCGACACAGGCAAAGGTAGAGGCTAAGCTGCGTGAAGAAGGAAAAAGCCGCTACGATTTAGGCCGTGAAAAGTTTTTAGAGCAGACATGGGCGTGGAAGGAAGAGTACGCTGGCTTTATCCGTGAGCAATGGGCAAAGCTAGGACTTGGGCTTGATTACTCTCGTGAGCGTTTTACAATGGATGAGGGTCTTTCAAAGGCAGTGAACGAGGTCTTTGTTAAGCTGTATGAAAAAGGTCTTATCTATCGCGGTGAATATATTATTAACTGGGACCCAGCAACGAAAACAGCGATTTCTGATATTGAGGTTATTTATAAAGATGTTCAAGGTGCCTTTTATCATATGAGATATCCTTTAGCAGATGGTTCAGGCTCGATTGAAATTGCAACCACTCGTCCTGAAACGATGCTAGGTGATACAGCTGTTGCCGTTCACCCTGAGGATGAACGCTACAAGCATTTAATTGGCAAAACCGTTATTTTACCAATTGTCGGCCGTGAAATTCCAATTGTCGGTGATGATTATGTCGATATGGAATTTGGTTCTGGTGCCGTGAAAATTACCCCTGCGCATGATCCGAATGACTTTGAGGTAGGGAATCGTCACAATCTAGAGCGTGTTCTAGTGATGAATGAAGATGGCACAATGAACGCGAAGGCAGGCAAATATCAAGGTCTTGACCGTTTTGAATGCCGTAAGCAAATTGTTAAGGATCTCGAGGAGCAGGGCGTCTTATTTAAGATTGAGGACCACCTGCATTCTGTCGGCCATTCTGAACGTAGCGGCGCGGTGGTTGAACCATATCTATCCACACAATGGTTTGTCAAAATGCAGCCATTAGCCGATGCATCAATTGAACTGCAACAGCAGGAAGGAAAAGTCAACTTTGTTCCAGACCGCTTTGAAAAAACCTATTTACGCTGGATGGAAAATATTCGCGACTGGTGTATTTCTCGTCAGCTATGGTGGGGACACCGAATTCCTGCCTGGTATCATAAAGAAACAGGCGAGGTATATGTGGGTACAGAAGCACCGGCAGACAGTGAGAATTGGCAGCAGGACAATGACGTGTTAGATACTTGGTTCAGCTCCGCCCTCTGGCCGTTCTCAACATTAGGCTGGCCGAATCAAGACGCCGCAGATTATAAACGCTACTACCCAACAGATGCGCTTGTAACAGGCTATGATATTATTTTCTTCTGGGTATCACGGATGATTTTCCAAGGAATTGAATTTACAGGGCAGCGTCCATTCAAGGATGTGTTGATTCACGGCCTGATTCGTGATGCAGAAGGCAGAAAGATGAGTAAATCACTTGGCAACGGTGTTGACCCAATGGATGTCATTGACAAGTATGGGGCTGACGCTCTGCGCTATTTCCTTGCAACCGGCTCATCACCTGGTCAGGATTTACGCTTCAGCCTAGAAAAAATCGAGTCAACCTGGAACTTTGCGAATAAGATTTGGAATGCTTCCCGTTTTGCCTTGATGAATATGAACGGCATGAAGTATGAGGAAATTGATTTAAGCGGTGAAAAATCAGTAGCTGATAAATGGATTTTAACTCGTCTAAATGAAACGATTGAGCATGTAACAAGACTTTCGGATCGCTATGAATTCGGTGAAGTAGGACGTGTTCTTTACAACTTCATTTGGGATGATTTCTGTGACTGGTATATTGAGATGGCGAAGCTGCCGTTATACGGTGAGGATGAAGCGGCAAAGAAAACAACCCGTTCCATTCTAGCCTATGTTCTAGATAACACCATGCGGTTATTACATCCATTCATGCCATTTATCACAGAGGAGATTTGGCAGAACCTTCCACATGAAGGGGAATCGATTACGGTCGCAGCATGGCCGGAAGTGAATCCTTCCTTTACAGATGTGAAGGCTGCAGAGGAAATGAAGCTTTTAGTGGAAATCATCCGCTCTGTTCGTAACAGCCGTGCAGAGGTTAATACACCGATGAGCAAGAAAATTAAAATGATGGTGAAAGCAAAGGATCAAGGTGTACTGGCAACGCTTGAAAACAATAAAGCCTATCTTGAGCGCTTCTGTAACCCAGAGGAATTAACGCTGGCAACAGACGTTGCGATTCCAGACAAAGCGATGACATCGATTGTGACTGGAGCTGAAATTATCCTTCCGCTTGAAGGCTTGATTAATCTTGACGAAGAAATTGCCCGCCTTGAAAAGGAATGGGATAAATTAAATAAAGAGGTTGAGCGTGTTCAGAAGAAGCTCAGCAATCAAGGCTTCGTAAGTAAAGCACCTGCTAAGGTAATCGAGGAAGAAAAAGCAAAAGAAAAAGATTACACCGAAAAGCGTGCTGCAGTAGAAGAACGCTTAAAGGAATTAAGAGGCTAA
- the ysxE gene encoding spore coat protein YsxE: protein MRESDSLKKIAQLLRSYRIEPYFVEDMGNIHKVYSNHGIFAFKKINPQHGIDFIRHVQTLYQKGYNRIVPIYPTLDGRYAVLDENHLYYLMPWLSNEEKRDPFESQQQLFRELARLHSISAREIKVNKEERTVHYEKTKAELEQEEEFLDELLDACERKIYMSPFELLFCTYYHTVKQALFFSKQKLNDWYEGTKEKEKARIVIVHGNMAIDHFIFDEKGYGYFINFEKADIGAPIHDLLPFMARSLKGYLKQSEEMVDWLYTYFKYFPLKEDEMQLFLSYLAHPGNLIKNARRFFQEGKKRNERKAVQKLQRDYWYLKNTEYIVFRIDEIERQKKQEEAAQQDS, encoded by the coding sequence ATGAGAGAATCTGATAGCTTAAAAAAAATAGCTCAATTATTAAGAAGCTATAGGATTGAGCCCTATTTCGTGGAGGATATGGGGAATATCCATAAGGTTTATTCAAACCATGGTATTTTTGCTTTTAAAAAAATTAACCCTCAGCATGGAATTGACTTTATCAGGCATGTTCAAACCTTATATCAAAAGGGCTATAATCGTATCGTTCCAATCTATCCGACTCTGGATGGCCGTTATGCGGTTTTAGATGAGAACCATCTTTATTATTTAATGCCCTGGCTTTCAAATGAAGAAAAAAGGGATCCGTTTGAAAGTCAGCAGCAGCTATTTCGTGAGCTTGCCCGACTCCATTCCATTTCGGCTCGTGAAATAAAGGTAAATAAAGAGGAAAGAACGGTTCATTATGAAAAAACGAAGGCGGAGCTAGAGCAGGAAGAGGAATTCTTAGATGAGCTTTTAGATGCCTGTGAAAGAAAAATTTATATGTCACCCTTCGAGCTGTTGTTTTGTACGTATTACCATACGGTCAAGCAGGCACTGTTTTTCTCTAAACAAAAATTGAATGATTGGTACGAGGGGACAAAAGAGAAAGAAAAGGCACGTATTGTAATTGTACACGGGAATATGGCCATCGATCATTTTATTTTTGACGAAAAAGGCTATGGCTATTTTATTAATTTTGAAAAGGCGGATATTGGAGCGCCTATCCATGATTTACTGCCTTTTATGGCAAGGTCCCTAAAGGGGTACCTAAAGCAGTCCGAAGAAATGGTGGATTGGTTGTACACGTACTTTAAATATTTCCCTCTAAAAGAGGATGAAATGCAGTTATTTTTAAGCTATTTAGCCCATCCGGGAAATTTGATTAAAAATGCACGGCGGTTTTTTCAGGAAGGAAAGAAACGAAACGAACGGAAGGCTGTCCAAAAGCTGCAAAGGGATTATTGGTACTTGAAAAATACGGAATATATTGTCTTTCGAATCGATGAGATTGAGAGGCAAAAAAAACAGGAAGAAGCAGCCCAGCAGGATTCTTAA
- the hemL gene encoding glutamate-1-semialdehyde 2,1-aminomutase, with protein MRSYEKSKKAFQEAVNLMPGGVNSPVRAFKSVNMDPIFMERGKGSKIYDIDGNEYIDYVLSWGPLILGHSNDQVVEALKKMTELGTSFGAPSLTENQLAKLVIERVPSVEMIRMVSSGTEATMSALRLARGYTGRNIILKFEGCYHGSSDSLLIKAGSGVATLGLPDSPGVPEGVAKNTLTVAYNDLDGVKYAFEQFGKDIAGVIVEPVAGNMGVVPPLPGFLEGLRELTTEYGALLIFDEVMTGFRVGYNCAQGYFGITPDITCLGKVIGGGLPVGAYGGKAEIMEKVAPSGTIYQAGTLSGNPLAMTAGYETIRQLTEADYKEFERKGDRLEAGIKAASEKYDVPATVNRAGSMIGFFFTNEAVINYDTAKQSNLDFFAAYYRAMAEQGVFLPPSQFEGLFLSKSHSDEDIEKTISAIEYSFSTLRK; from the coding sequence ATGCGCTCTTACGAAAAATCTAAGAAAGCCTTTCAAGAAGCTGTAAACTTAATGCCAGGCGGTGTTAACAGCCCGGTACGTGCTTTTAAATCTGTTAATATGGATCCGATTTTTATGGAAAGAGGAAAGGGTTCCAAAATCTATGACATCGATGGCAATGAATATATTGATTATGTTCTATCTTGGGGTCCGCTGATTTTAGGACATTCTAATGATCAGGTAGTAGAAGCGTTAAAGAAAATGACAGAGTTAGGGACAAGCTTCGGTGCTCCCTCATTAACAGAAAATCAATTAGCTAAACTGGTCATCGAACGTGTACCATCCGTGGAAATGATCCGTATGGTTTCGTCTGGTACAGAGGCGACCATGAGTGCCTTAAGACTTGCAAGAGGATACACGGGTCGTAACATTATTTTAAAATTTGAAGGCTGCTATCACGGAAGCTCTGACTCCTTATTAATTAAGGCTGGCTCTGGTGTAGCAACATTAGGCTTACCGGACAGCCCAGGTGTTCCTGAAGGCGTAGCGAAAAATACCCTAACGGTTGCCTACAATGATTTAGATGGTGTGAAGTATGCATTCGAACAATTTGGCAAAGATATTGCCGGAGTGATTGTTGAGCCGGTAGCAGGAAATATGGGTGTTGTACCACCACTTCCAGGCTTCTTAGAGGGTCTTCGCGAGCTGACGACTGAGTACGGAGCGCTGCTGATCTTTGATGAAGTCATGACAGGCTTCCGTGTTGGCTATAACTGTGCACAGGGTTATTTTGGTATTACTCCTGATATTACCTGTCTCGGTAAAGTCATTGGAGGAGGACTTCCGGTTGGAGCTTATGGCGGTAAAGCGGAAATAATGGAAAAAGTGGCTCCGAGCGGTACCATTTATCAAGCGGGTACATTATCAGGCAACCCGCTTGCTATGACTGCTGGCTATGAAACGATTCGTCAGCTGACAGAGGCTGATTATAAAGAATTTGAGCGTAAAGGAGACCGACTGGAAGCTGGTATTAAGGCTGCATCCGAGAAATATGATGTACCGGCAACCGTAAATCGTGCTGGCTCCATGATAGGCTTCTTCTTTACCAATGAAGCGGTCATCAATTATGATACAGCTAAACAATCTAACTTAGACTTTTTTGCTGCTTATTACCGTGCGATGGCAGAGCAGGGCGTATTTCTGCCTCCATCCCAATTTGAAGGCTTGTTCTTATCGAAGTCACACAGTGATGAAGATATTGAAAAAACAATCTCTGCCATTGAATATTCTTTCTCTACCTTGCGCAAGTAA
- the hemC gene encoding hydroxymethylbilane synthase, with amino-acid sequence MRKIIVGSRRSKLALTQTNWVIKQLKALDDSFDFEVREIVTKGDKILDVTLSKVGGKGLFVKEIEQAMLDKEIDMAVHSMKDMPAVLPDGLVIGCIPEREDYRDAFISKNHVKFHDLKPGAVVGTSSLRRGAQLLAQRSDIEIKWIRGNIDTRLSKLENEDYDAIILAAAGLSRMGWAKDVVTEFLEPEVCLPAVGQGALSIECRGSDEELLGLLKKFTCLETQQTVLAERAFLNRMEGGCQVPIAGFAKLTDQAEIVLTGLVASPDGTTIYKEAISGQNPEELGEMLAQTLIEKGAKKLIDSVKEELDRE; translated from the coding sequence ATGAGAAAAATTATTGTCGGTTCAAGACGCAGCAAGCTTGCGTTAACACAAACGAATTGGGTTATTAAACAGTTGAAAGCATTGGATGATTCCTTTGATTTTGAAGTAAGAGAAATAGTCACAAAGGGTGATAAAATTTTAGATGTCACGCTTTCAAAGGTAGGCGGTAAAGGCTTATTCGTAAAGGAAATTGAACAAGCGATGCTTGATAAAGAGATTGATATGGCTGTCCATAGTATGAAGGATATGCCTGCTGTTCTGCCAGATGGCCTTGTGATCGGATGTATTCCAGAGCGTGAGGATTATCGTGATGCCTTTATCTCTAAGAATCATGTTAAATTTCATGATTTAAAGCCCGGTGCTGTTGTAGGAACAAGCAGCCTGCGCAGAGGTGCGCAGCTGTTGGCGCAACGATCTGATATTGAGATCAAATGGATTCGAGGAAACATTGATACGAGGTTGTCGAAGCTGGAAAATGAAGACTATGATGCGATTATTTTAGCGGCTGCAGGACTATCTCGGATGGGCTGGGCAAAGGATGTTGTCACAGAGTTCCTTGAGCCTGAGGTTTGTCTGCCAGCAGTGGGACAAGGGGCCCTTTCCATTGAATGCCGTGGAAGTGATGAGGAATTATTAGGACTGTTGAAGAAATTTACCTGTTTGGAAACACAGCAGACGGTACTAGCCGAAAGAGCGTTTTTAAATAGAATGGAAGGCGGCTGCCAGGTGCCGATTGCCGGCTTTGCAAAGCTAACAGACCAAGCTGAAATCGTTTTAACCGGATTGGTTGCTTCACCGGATGGAACCACCATTTACAAGGAAGCGATAAGTGGGCAAAATCCTGAGGAGCTTGGTGAAATGCTTGCGCAAACGTTGATTGAGAAGGGTGCAAAGAAGTTAATTGATAGTGTGAAAGAGGAGCTTGACCGGGAATGA
- a CDS encoding uroporphyrinogen-III synthase, whose protein sequence is MTASSPLKNKTVLVPRGKGQAKAFSDVVRKFGGTPIEIPLLAFRPTAFLEEHQDIMKKLHTYDWLILTSSVAVTAFLSHWPKGTTLPLKIAAIGEKTAQAIEAQGLKVDFIPAEYVAEAFVMEFCPLVKAGDRVLIPKGNLARDYISTELRHIGAIVDEIVIYETYFPEESKEKLARLLSENKLDIIPFTSPSTIDHFMQVVEENGLSDRIQRCVFACIGPVAHKKAESWGLTIHAVPSVYTVENLIKEVADYLLKVSSL, encoded by the coding sequence ATGACTGCCTCGTCCCCCCTCAAAAATAAAACGGTATTAGTTCCAAGGGGAAAGGGTCAGGCGAAGGCTTTTTCAGATGTTGTAAGAAAATTTGGCGGGACACCTATTGAGATTCCTTTATTGGCTTTCAGGCCCACTGCATTTTTAGAAGAACATCAAGACATAATGAAAAAGCTCCATACATACGATTGGTTGATTTTAACAAGCAGTGTGGCAGTAACAGCCTTTTTATCGCATTGGCCAAAAGGGACTACGCTGCCCCTTAAAATTGCCGCTATTGGTGAGAAAACGGCACAGGCGATAGAGGCGCAGGGCTTGAAGGTGGATTTTATTCCGGCTGAGTATGTGGCGGAAGCGTTTGTCATGGAATTTTGTCCGTTGGTGAAAGCCGGGGACAGGGTATTAATTCCAAAGGGTAATTTGGCAAGGGATTATATTTCAACTGAATTACGTCATATTGGGGCAATAGTGGATGAAATCGTGATCTATGAAACCTATTTTCCAGAGGAAAGTAAAGAAAAACTAGCCCGTCTGCTTTCAGAGAATAAGCTCGATATTATTCCCTTTACAAGTCCTTCAACAATTGATCATTTTATGCAGGTTGTAGAAGAAAACGGTCTATCTGATCGAATACAACGGTGTGTTTTTGCCTGTATTGGACCTGTTGCACACAAAAAGGCGGAAAGCTGGGGCTTGACGATTCATGCCGTTCCTTCTGTCTACACAGTTGAAAATTTAATAAAAGAAGTAGCTGATTATTTATTAAAGGTATCATCCTTATAG
- the spoVID gene encoding stage VI sporulation protein D, producing MSHGNQSYLRFSLEESVWFQKGQEVDELVSISLDPIITIKESDQYVTIKGSLELSGEYNRDQLDAEEVEYFANPKLIQTVEVREEGVHLFSHLFPVEITIPKNRIEDLNDIQVTVETFDYAFPEKSCLRLSADLMITGLYGEQQHELIQDDYPEPISYEFEPAYRESILPEEDYDERKNPFAKPQYTDEESSEIFKPFEVAARKNPQAEIQDDYQAEDAEQEEANLDKANQSEYLYERKDVNPTVTKHTYSEEPEYPEPEVIFRETEQENPREEETEPASLPEIVFSSKRSEEPQKPASPVLEEKVEEITEGLDEKTEAPEKVKTLEMEEMLDEIEEEDSPSDDTDKKKSKKWKNKQSLTLSEFFARKAEEEHTRVTMCIVQNGETLDLISERYEVPVAQIQRVNQMELNQDIYEGQVLYIPIAQTQR from the coding sequence TTGTCGCATGGAAATCAATCCTATTTACGATTCTCGCTAGAAGAGTCAGTTTGGTTTCAAAAAGGACAGGAAGTCGATGAGCTTGTGTCGATCTCTCTTGATCCAATCATTACGATAAAGGAAAGCGATCAATATGTGACCATTAAAGGCTCGCTGGAGTTATCAGGCGAATATAATCGTGATCAGTTAGATGCCGAGGAAGTGGAGTATTTTGCAAATCCAAAGCTCATTCAAACCGTGGAGGTAAGGGAAGAGGGCGTACATTTATTTTCGCACTTATTTCCAGTAGAGATTACCATCCCGAAAAATCGAATTGAGGATCTGAATGACATACAAGTGACAGTGGAGACCTTTGATTATGCCTTTCCAGAGAAAAGCTGTTTACGACTGTCTGCTGATTTAATGATTACTGGCTTATATGGTGAACAGCAGCATGAGCTGATACAGGATGATTATCCAGAGCCTATATCATATGAATTTGAGCCGGCATATCGCGAATCCATTTTACCTGAGGAAGATTATGACGAAAGGAAAAATCCATTTGCCAAACCACAATATACCGACGAAGAATCATCAGAAATATTTAAACCATTCGAGGTGGCGGCCAGAAAAAATCCTCAAGCTGAAATACAGGATGATTATCAGGCAGAAGACGCTGAACAAGAAGAGGCTAATCTGGACAAAGCTAATCAATCGGAATATTTATACGAGCGAAAAGATGTAAATCCGACCGTAACCAAGCATACGTATTCCGAAGAGCCAGAATATCCGGAACCTGAAGTAATATTCAGGGAAACGGAGCAGGAGAATCCGAGAGAAGAGGAAACCGAGCCGGCCTCTTTACCTGAAATTGTTTTTTCATCTAAACGAAGTGAAGAACCTCAGAAGCCAGCATCGCCTGTGCTAGAAGAAAAGGTCGAGGAGATAACAGAGGGATTAGATGAGAAGACAGAAGCACCTGAAAAGGTTAAGACTTTAGAGATGGAGGAAATGCTCGATGAAATAGAGGAAGAGGATTCACCATCAGATGATACTGATAAGAAAAAGAGTAAAAAATGGAAGAACAAACAAAGCCTTACCTTATCAGAGTTCTTTGCCCGAAAGGCAGAGGAAGAGCATACAAGAGTAACGATGTGTATTGTGCAAAACGGAGAAACATTGGATCTCATTTCCGAGCGATATGAGGTACCCGTTGCACAAATTCAGAGAGTGAATCAGATGGAATTAAATCAAGATATTTACGAAGGTCAAGTATTGTATATACCTATAGCTCAAACTCAAAGGTAA